The following coding sequences are from one Gossypium raimondii isolate GPD5lz chromosome 4, ASM2569854v1, whole genome shotgun sequence window:
- the LOC105779005 gene encoding uncharacterized protein LOC105779005 translates to MTISEYEREFVRLSKYARECIPTEVAMCKRFEDGLNKDIKLLVRILELKEFIFLVDRAHQAGELSKEKRKTDFEVRDSRKRSTRKSYHSTSKRLKEYHNRSTTSVGYPSRDGGKQHASSKAQATSVVNIGSVKANKPHFQRYGRRHFGECRMKDRLLEKDKIQNVQLSNTVARGRPPRNPRNVDHSLSETMDSTVRSEARAPARAYAIRAHEEAFAPDVITDTFSIFDTKVTTFIDPGSTHSFLANLMLLPFNEFDVILVLIVCEYPNVFLEELLELPPIREVEFGIELVLRTSPISITPYRMAPTELKELKSQLQELTDKGFARPSFSCLGAPVLFLKKKDGSRRMCIGY, encoded by the exons ATGACAATATcagaatatgaaagagaattcgTCAGGTTGAGCAAGTATGCCCGAGAATGCATTCCAACTGAAGTTGCTATGTGTAAACGGTTCGAAGATGGACTGAACAAAGACATAAAACTTCTAGTTAGGATTCTCGAGTTGAAAGAATTCATTTTTTTGGTTGACAGAGCACATCAAGCCGGGGAGcttagtaaagagaaaagaaaaactgatTTTGAAGTTAGAGATTCAAGAAAGAGATCAACTAGAAAATCGTATCATTCAACATCAAAAAGATTGAAAGAATACCATAATCGTTCGACTACTTCAGTGGGGTATCCTAGCAGAGATGGAGGTAAGCAACACGCGAGTTCTAAAGCTCAAGCAACATCAGTAGTGAACATTGGTAGTGTTAAAGCTAACAAGCCTCATTTTCAGCGATATGGACGAAGACATTTTGGAGAATGCCGGATGAAAGACAGA TTACTTGAAAAAGACAAGATTCAGAATGTTCAACTGAGTAATACAGTTGCAAGAGGGAGACCGCCAAGGAACCCTAGAAATGTGGATCATAGTCTTAGTGAGACTATGGACTCTACTGTGAGGTCTGAGGCACGAGCACCAGCAAGAGCCTATGCGATCCGTGCGCATGAGGAAGCTTTtgctccagatgttattactgatactttttctatctttgaCACTAAAGTTACTACTTTTATTGATCCTGGATCAACTCATTC CTTTCTGGCCAATCTGATGCTTTTACCATttaatgagtttgatgtgattctag TGCTTATAGTTTGTGAATATCCCAATGTGTTCCTAGAAGAGTTACTAGAGTTACCACCGATCAGAGAGGTCGAATTTGGGATTGAGTTAGTATTGAGAACATCACCGATATCGATAACTCCgtacagaatggctcctacagagttgaaagagttgaaatcTCAATTACAAGAGTTAACAGATAAAGGTTTCGCTCGACCTAGCTTCTCGTGTTTGGGTGCACCGGTTTTGTTccttaagaaaaaggatgggtcAAGGAGAATGTGTATTGGTTACTGA